A window of the Mucilaginibacter sp. cycad4 genome harbors these coding sequences:
- a CDS encoding OstA-like protein, with translation MAQKKSIVNLIQSERSTGTKVNGRQLIKVYKGVFKQDYSILRSDSAYFYPNENAFDAFGNVNINQGDTLNIFSDKLNYNGNTKTAILTDNVKMVDRDATLTTNYLTYNTASRIGTYTGGGKLVNKDNVLTSKNGYYFAFSRDSYFRYDVVLTTPDALIKNDTLKYNTGTRIAYFFGPTNIYGTKDKDTLYTENGLYNTVTEQAYFGKKNSYRQGTKSLKGDSLFYDKLKGYGRAVKNITFEDREQKVTIKGDLGTYYRVEEKTVVTENAYVVLISEQKDTSKTDTTVKQLPADNKNAKTSVKNVTDLTKIANAIKPDSNRKAPANTMPIKQPFAIGKKDSANVDMATTLVQGALKNNKDANADALIKAATQAKKGNEKLIDSALKAAAPVLKNNKDKANIKNIGSLAGVADAIKPGVAKVAGKLVPIKTTVASKDTSHIKRDSIYMTADTIETQIMTYKNQKIYQERQRTLRDTTLKQRKLAADKKSSKFLTAYYIKVPKDTSYFHRDFFGKPKPVNDSLQRKKDALAAIKKAKQDSIAREQMQRDPVFKQYPVNIKDTARVRMLIGHHHVKIFKSDLQAKSDSVFYSNSDSTMRMYVNPIIWTQGSQLSGDTVYMQMRRKKLDNIELFPSAFIVNIEKDDSTHFNQVSGKKMRGYFKDDKLDQMYTFGNAETIYFQRDSGKVSGMQRSLSSRIRTVFKKNQATDIYFLTKPENRYIPIEKVKEDDKILKGFLWKPKERPASKEDIIKKHSKKAAPTKSPAKNAPVKPGTVKPGTNLKTDSLKGPEPKNMQDSTLKVDTGKNNAIKFKKDTTIRNFTPKPPENGQKKDSTVNKTPSVKKN, from the coding sequence ATGGCTCAAAAAAAATCAATTGTAAACCTGATACAATCTGAACGAAGCACCGGCACAAAGGTTAACGGCAGGCAGCTGATCAAGGTATATAAAGGTGTATTTAAGCAGGATTACTCCATCCTCCGGTCGGATAGCGCGTACTTTTATCCCAACGAAAACGCTTTTGACGCTTTTGGCAACGTAAATATAAACCAGGGCGATACGCTGAATATATTTTCGGATAAACTGAACTACAATGGTAATACCAAAACAGCCATCCTTACTGACAACGTTAAAATGGTTGACCGTGATGCCACGCTAACCACTAATTATCTTACCTATAATACAGCAAGCCGCATAGGCACCTATACCGGCGGCGGAAAGCTGGTAAACAAGGATAATGTGCTTACCAGTAAAAACGGCTACTATTTTGCCTTCAGCCGCGATTCTTATTTCCGTTACGATGTAGTGCTAACCACGCCCGATGCCCTTATAAAAAACGATACCCTTAAGTACAATACAGGTACGCGTATTGCCTATTTTTTCGGTCCAACAAATATTTACGGTACCAAGGATAAGGATACCCTGTATACCGAGAACGGCTTATATAATACTGTTACTGAGCAGGCCTATTTCGGAAAGAAAAACTCATACAGGCAGGGCACCAAATCATTAAAAGGAGACAGCCTTTTTTATGATAAGCTGAAAGGGTACGGCCGCGCGGTAAAGAACATCACCTTTGAAGACCGTGAACAAAAAGTAACCATTAAAGGCGACCTGGGCACCTACTATAGGGTCGAAGAAAAAACCGTCGTTACCGAAAATGCTTATGTGGTACTGATCTCCGAGCAAAAGGATACCAGTAAAACCGATACTACAGTTAAACAGTTACCTGCCGACAACAAGAACGCCAAAACATCAGTCAAAAACGTTACCGATCTTACCAAAATTGCCAATGCCATAAAACCTGATAGTAACCGAAAGGCCCCGGCCAATACTATGCCTATTAAGCAGCCCTTTGCTATAGGCAAAAAAGATAGTGCCAATGTTGATATGGCGACTACGCTGGTACAGGGTGCTTTAAAAAATAATAAAGATGCCAATGCCGATGCTTTGATAAAAGCGGCAACGCAGGCCAAAAAAGGGAACGAAAAGCTGATCGATTCGGCGCTGAAGGCGGCGGCCCCGGTATTAAAAAATAATAAGGATAAAGCGAATATAAAAAACATAGGCAGCCTGGCCGGAGTGGCCGATGCTATTAAGCCTGGAGTTGCCAAAGTAGCAGGAAAGCTTGTCCCCATAAAAACTACTGTGGCCTCAAAAGATACCAGCCACATCAAACGTGATTCGATATACATGACTGCCGATACCATCGAAACGCAGATCATGACCTATAAAAATCAAAAAATTTACCAGGAGCGCCAGCGTACCTTACGTGATACTACGTTGAAGCAGCGCAAACTGGCGGCGGATAAAAAATCGTCGAAATTCTTGACTGCTTATTATATCAAGGTCCCCAAAGACACAAGCTACTTTCACCGGGATTTTTTTGGAAAACCTAAACCGGTAAATGATTCGTTGCAGCGAAAAAAGGACGCACTTGCGGCTATTAAAAAAGCAAAGCAGGATAGCATAGCCCGTGAGCAGATGCAGCGCGACCCGGTTTTTAAACAATATCCCGTTAATATAAAGGATACGGCGCGTGTGAGGATGCTTATCGGGCATCATCATGTCAAGATCTTTAAATCCGACCTGCAGGCCAAATCCGATTCGGTATTTTACAGCAACAGCGACTCTACCATGCGCATGTATGTGAACCCTATTATCTGGACGCAGGGTTCGCAGCTGAGCGGGGATACCGTATACATGCAAATGCGCCGTAAAAAGCTGGATAATATTGAATTGTTCCCTTCTGCATTTATCGTAAATATTGAAAAAGATGACTCAACGCATTTTAATCAGGTGTCTGGGAAAAAAATGCGGGGATATTTTAAGGATGATAAGCTTGACCAGATGTATACGTTTGGCAATGCCGAAACCATTTATTTTCAGCGCGACAGCGGCAAGGTTTCGGGCATGCAGCGATCATTGAGCAGCAGGATCCGTACCGTTTTTAAAAAGAACCAGGCTACGGATATTTACTTTTTAACCAAGCCCGAAAACCGGTATATCCCTATCGAAAAGGTTAAGGAAGACGATAAGATCCTGAAAGGCTTTTTGTGGAAGCCTAAAGAGCGGCCTGCTTCAAAAGAAGATATCATTAAAAAGCATAGTAAAAAAGCGGCGCCGACCAAATCGCCGGCAAAAAATGCTCCAGTTAAACCCGGAACTGTTAAGCCGGGAACAAATCTCAAGACGGACAGCCTGAAAGGGCCTGAGCCAAAAAATATGCAGGATAGTACCCTAAAAGTTGATACAGGGAAGAATAATGCGATAAAATTTAAAAAGGATACGACAATCAGGAATTTTACGCCAAAACCACCCGAAAATGGGCAAAAAAAGGACAGTACTGTTAACAAAACGCCATCTGTTAAGAAAAATTGA
- the tilS gene encoding tRNA lysidine(34) synthetase TilS, producing MLPVNQFVNFIEQNSLFTPSTKILAAVSGGIDSVLMVHLLKAAGYDFGIAHCNFQLRGDEALRDQAFCRDLATTLGAPFHTVNFNTEQYAAENKISIQMAARDLRYQWFDNINQQSGYEVVALAHHQNDTIETILLNLTRGTGIAGLHGILPKNGKLVRPLLFLTRAGIQTIVTAEGLTFVEDSSNVSAKYARNKIRLEVVPKLKELNPSLEKTFENNLLHFRDLELLLEIKLDEIRQTLLQIRDGVTYLHIAEVKKLNPIRLLLFKLLEEYGFNDATIDDLIASLDKHAGRVFESGTHTLFLDRDNIILKPKTTAPHAEVIINATDHEANFGVYKLNLLHDDSPLIIKDNPLAASIDADKLIYPLRVRTWHEGDHFFPLGMKGKKKLSDFFINQKVPLHQKEEIPVLVNGNGEIMWIGGYRPDERYKVSDNTKKVTIFELFKLT from the coding sequence ATGCTGCCAGTTAATCAGTTTGTTAATTTTATTGAGCAAAACAGCTTATTTACACCATCTACCAAAATATTGGCAGCTGTAAGCGGCGGCATCGATTCGGTTTTAATGGTACACCTGCTTAAAGCCGCGGGTTATGATTTCGGCATTGCCCATTGTAACTTTCAGCTGCGCGGTGATGAAGCCCTGCGCGATCAGGCTTTTTGCCGCGATCTCGCCACAACCCTCGGCGCCCCCTTCCACACCGTTAACTTTAATACGGAACAATACGCCGCTGAAAACAAAATTTCGATCCAAATGGCAGCCCGCGATCTGCGTTACCAATGGTTTGATAATATCAATCAGCAATCAGGTTATGAGGTTGTTGCACTTGCTCACCACCAAAACGATACTATCGAAACAATATTGTTAAACCTTACCCGCGGCACCGGCATTGCCGGCTTGCATGGCATCTTACCTAAAAATGGCAAACTTGTGCGCCCCCTGCTGTTCTTGACCCGTGCCGGGATACAGACCATTGTTACTGCCGAAGGTTTAACTTTTGTGGAAGACAGCTCCAACGTTTCGGCTAAGTATGCCCGCAATAAGATCAGGCTGGAAGTTGTGCCCAAGCTGAAAGAACTGAACCCATCGCTCGAAAAAACTTTTGAAAACAACCTGCTCCATTTTCGCGATCTGGAGCTATTGCTTGAGATCAAACTTGACGAAATAAGACAAACGCTGCTGCAAATACGTGATGGGGTCACTTATCTGCACATTGCTGAAGTGAAAAAACTAAACCCCATACGGCTGCTCCTTTTTAAACTTTTGGAGGAGTATGGTTTTAACGATGCGACTATTGATGACCTCATCGCTTCGCTCGATAAACACGCTGGCCGGGTATTCGAGTCTGGAACACATACCTTATTCCTTGATCGCGATAATATTATCCTGAAACCAAAAACTACCGCTCCGCATGCCGAAGTTATTATCAATGCCACAGACCATGAAGCAAATTTTGGCGTTTATAAGCTTAACCTGCTGCATGATGATAGTCCGTTGATTATAAAAGATAACCCGCTGGCTGCGTCAATTGATGCAGATAAACTGATCTATCCGCTCAGGGTGCGTACCTGGCATGAGGGCGATCATTTTTTCCCTTTGGGAATGAAGGGCAAAAAAAAGTTGAGCGACTTTTTCATTAACCAAAAAGTGCCGCTGCACCAAAAGGAAGAAATCCCTGTACTTGTAAATGGCAACGGCGAAATTATGTGGATTGGCGGCTATCGCCCCGACGAAAGGTATAAAGTGAGTGATAACACTAAAAAAGTTACTATCTTCGAACTGTTTAAACTAACATGA
- a CDS encoding TlpA disulfide reductase family protein, with amino-acid sequence MNLKAIVYLLLLSAIAILSLSGFRPDQSKSIYSQKLKDGSKATISFSLKAHEQFMFEYTNVFLEREQIKFINPGGTDTVIIREVTTNIPVALTLSFFEFGKDKGTKEIKFSVLASPGDTLNLSLTNQISLNTTRCKKGSVLSNDSISYYTTYTLSSGGRAVLSKKELWESFYTEFNNRFQQETDRIKGLLANFQIDSLAFKQMTINCKLHYYKRLLDWLYEDKGKYFEPALPVISKLSPDIENILNDPHLFLAQDLLNVIDGYVRLRIINKGGNYVNGITIYKEASAINLGRFKPSYLSICLTHSPVKKGAEFGEIMKDYREKMANTAYLIHLDSIIRNVLDGQKIIANDMLVNLKGKKLSLNNLIKSKKQFYILDFWASWCSPCRAQLPVMDSLRSVLKRYSVEVVSVNLDEKEAYWKTASLAESKYLGINNYHLNKAAKSAIVHQLNISSIPRYVILDNFKIISSNFYQPAEPSFVEELKNLINAR; translated from the coding sequence ATGAACCTTAAAGCAATTGTTTACCTGCTATTACTATCTGCAATAGCTATTTTATCTCTTTCTGGATTTCGACCTGATCAAAGCAAATCGATTTATAGTCAAAAATTAAAAGACGGCTCAAAAGCCACCATCTCATTTAGCCTTAAAGCTCATGAGCAGTTTATGTTTGAATATACGAATGTTTTTCTGGAAAGAGAACAGATCAAATTTATAAATCCCGGAGGAACAGATACTGTAATTATAAGGGAGGTAACAACTAATATTCCAGTTGCTTTAACATTGAGCTTTTTTGAGTTTGGCAAAGATAAGGGTACAAAAGAAATCAAATTTTCGGTTCTTGCATCACCCGGGGATACGTTGAATTTATCATTAACAAATCAGATTTCTCTAAATACAACACGATGTAAAAAAGGAAGCGTGCTATCTAACGATTCCATTTCGTATTACACTACCTATACTTTATCGTCCGGGGGCAGAGCAGTGCTCTCCAAAAAAGAGCTTTGGGAATCTTTTTATACTGAATTTAATAATAGGTTTCAACAGGAAACAGATCGGATTAAAGGGCTTTTGGCTAATTTTCAAATAGACTCATTAGCATTTAAACAGATGACAATCAATTGTAAACTACATTATTACAAACGGTTGTTGGATTGGCTGTATGAAGATAAAGGCAAATACTTTGAACCCGCTTTGCCTGTAATTTCAAAGCTAAGCCCGGATATTGAAAATATTTTAAATGACCCACACCTATTTTTAGCTCAAGATTTATTGAATGTAATTGATGGCTATGTAAGACTCAGAATTATCAATAAAGGAGGCAACTACGTTAATGGCATTACTATTTATAAAGAAGCGTCGGCTATTAATCTGGGCAGGTTTAAACCCAGTTATTTAAGTATTTGTTTAACCCATTCACCGGTTAAAAAAGGGGCGGAATTTGGTGAAATCATGAAGGACTACCGGGAAAAGATGGCTAACACAGCCTATTTGATACACTTAGACAGTATTATAAGAAACGTGCTGGATGGCCAGAAGATTATTGCAAATGATATGTTGGTTAATTTAAAAGGGAAAAAACTATCATTGAATAACTTAATTAAATCAAAGAAACAGTTTTATATATTGGATTTTTGGGCAAGTTGGTGTTCGCCATGCAGAGCCCAATTACCTGTGATGGATAGCTTACGATCTGTGTTGAAAAGATATTCTGTTGAAGTTGTTTCCGTTAATCTCGATGAAAAAGAAGCATATTGGAAAACTGCCTCCCTTGCCGAAAGTAAGTATCTTGGGATAAACAACTATCACCTTAACAAGGCCGCTAAATCAGCTATTGTGCATCAGTTAAATATATCATCCATTCCGCGATACGTTATTTTGGATAATTTTAAAATAATCTCGTCAAACTTTTATCAGCCTGCGGAGCCCAGTTTTGTTGAGGAGTTGAAGAATCTGATAAACGCCAGGTAG
- a CDS encoding LysR substrate-binding domain-containing protein — translation MELRQLQYFVKAAETMNFTEAAAAVFITQSTLSQQIKQLEEELGMLLFDRIGKHVRITEAGYIFLTHARKILNDVQRSKQAISELQNATIGVLNLGVSYAFTSLLLPALAPFSTKYPGIKIFITYGSPEDLEKKLRLAELDMILAFHNESDDEDLEMQELFNSSVVMVVSKNSSLAQLKKISLEELAKLDLILPGKGFSSRDFINEVFNRKKITPNIKIELNDVHSLLALVENGHWATVLNEKAIIGWNKVTAIPIESKEIKRQSYILWQKGVYRKRAAILFIEELMRVMESE, via the coding sequence ATGGAATTGCGTCAACTCCAATACTTTGTTAAAGCCGCCGAAACTATGAACTTTACCGAGGCTGCGGCAGCCGTGTTCATTACCCAAAGCACGCTTTCGCAGCAAATTAAACAGCTGGAAGAGGAGCTGGGGATGCTCCTGTTCGACAGGATAGGCAAGCATGTGCGTATAACCGAAGCCGGATATATATTTTTAACCCATGCCCGCAAGATCCTTAATGATGTGCAACGGAGCAAACAAGCCATCAGCGAGTTACAGAATGCCACCATCGGCGTACTGAACCTGGGCGTTTCCTATGCATTTACTTCTTTATTATTACCCGCGCTGGCTCCGTTCAGCACCAAATATCCGGGCATCAAGATCTTTATTACTTACGGGAGCCCGGAAGACCTGGAAAAGAAATTGCGACTGGCCGAGCTGGATATGATCCTCGCCTTTCATAATGAAAGTGACGATGAAGACCTGGAAATGCAGGAGTTATTCAACTCAAGCGTAGTGATGGTGGTATCCAAAAATAGCTCCCTTGCCCAGCTCAAAAAGATAAGCCTGGAAGAGCTGGCGAAACTCGACCTGATCTTGCCGGGAAAAGGCTTCAGTTCGCGCGATTTTATTAATGAAGTATTTAACCGTAAAAAGATAACCCCCAATATTAAGATAGAACTCAACGACGTGCATTCACTGCTGGCCCTGGTTGAAAATGGCCACTGGGCTACCGTGCTGAACGAAAAGGCAATCATCGGCTGGAACAAAGTTACTGCCATCCCAATCGAATCAAAGGAGATCAAACGGCAATCATATATCTTGTGGCAAAAAGGTGTTTATCGTAAACGTGCGGCTATTTTATTTATAGAGGAATTGATGCGGGTAATGGAGAGTGAGTAG
- a CDS encoding MFS transporter, with translation MNVFRSLKYRNFKLFFYGQSISLIGTWMQKTAVSWLVYRLTGSALLLGIVSFVSLIPSLILAPYAGSIVDRHNRYRILVITQVVSMLQAGAFAFMIFFKIYNIPAIIGLSLLQGIVNAFDVTCRQSLMVDMVDDKADLPNAIALNSTMTNLARIAGPAIAGIVLSAFGEDVCFFGNFLSYIPVLACLFMMKLNTIVPIRSEKSIWTELQEGFKYVSGDSDLSSMILMLTASSLFVIPFNTLMPIFAKDIFNGNAKTFSWFESAAGLGSVISAVYLANLKTNKNLVKIMSIASLIFGTSVLMVAYAGKLPFALVFMVFTGVGMMAQTSAINTYIQTHAIPAMRARAISYYVMAYQGMIPVGSLMAGWLANELGPRRAVCIEGIIGVLATALFVLYKRRQAAGESVDGKAVLAK, from the coding sequence ATGAATGTCTTTCGCTCTTTAAAGTACCGTAATTTTAAGCTGTTTTTTTACGGTCAGTCAATATCCCTCATTGGCACATGGATGCAAAAAACTGCAGTAAGCTGGCTGGTTTACCGCCTCACCGGTTCGGCCCTTTTATTAGGAATAGTAAGTTTTGTAAGCCTGATCCCATCCCTGATATTGGCCCCATATGCAGGCAGTATTGTCGACAGGCACAACCGTTACCGCATTTTGGTTATTACCCAGGTGGTATCCATGCTGCAGGCCGGCGCCTTTGCTTTCATGATCTTTTTCAAGATCTATAACATCCCCGCAATTATTGGTTTAAGCCTGTTGCAAGGCATTGTAAATGCTTTTGATGTTACCTGCCGCCAATCATTAATGGTAGATATGGTTGATGATAAGGCCGACCTGCCTAATGCCATCGCCCTCAATTCAACCATGACCAATTTGGCACGTATTGCGGGCCCGGCTATTGCGGGTATCGTATTGAGTGCCTTTGGTGAGGACGTTTGTTTCTTCGGTAACTTTTTGAGCTACATCCCGGTACTTGCCTGTTTATTTATGATGAAGTTGAACACCATAGTGCCCATACGTTCAGAAAAAAGCATCTGGACTGAATTACAGGAAGGCTTCAAATATGTATCAGGCGACAGCGACCTGAGCAGCATGATTCTGATGCTTACTGCAAGCAGCTTATTTGTTATTCCTTTTAATACGCTGATGCCCATCTTCGCAAAAGATATTTTTAATGGCAATGCCAAAACCTTCAGCTGGTTTGAGAGCGCCGCGGGTTTAGGTTCGGTGATAAGCGCGGTGTATTTGGCCAACTTAAAAACCAATAAAAACCTGGTAAAAATCATGTCTATCGCCAGTCTTATCTTCGGCACCAGTGTGTTGATGGTGGCTTATGCAGGGAAACTACCTTTTGCCTTAGTATTTATGGTGTTTACCGGCGTAGGCATGATGGCGCAAACATCGGCCATTAACACCTACATCCAAACCCACGCTATTCCGGCCATGAGGGCAAGGGCTATCAGTTATTATGTGATGGCTTACCAGGGCATGATCCCGGTAGGCAGTTTGATGGCAGGCTGGCTGGCCAATGAGCTTGGCCCACGCAGGGCCGTTTGCATTGAGGGGATCATCGGGGTGTTAGCCACCGCGTTATTTGTATTGTATAAAAGGAGGCAGGCGGCCGGGGAAAGTGTTGACGGCAAAGCGGTGTTGGCAAAGTAA
- a CDS encoding 2-oxoglutarate and iron-dependent oxygenase domain-containing protein — MSTVNIPRLDLNTYINGSAEERKQFSNDIGKAFNETGFVTITNHGLSKELIDKLYEQVKALFSQPDAVKQQYEIPGLAGQRGYTGKGKETAKGFKTPDLKEFWQIGQTVTDDEALKALYPDNVTVNELPEFNPTTIEVYKKLEAAGKHLLRAIAVYLELPENYFDDKVHNGNSILRTLHYFPITDPDSVPDDAVRAGAHEDINLITLLIGASADGLELLTRDNSWFPVKAYGEDLVVNVGDMLQRLTNNKLKSTTHRVVNPPRELMKFSRFSVPFFLHPKSDMDLTSLDSCIDEQHPKLYADITAGEYLDERLREIGLKM, encoded by the coding sequence ATGAGCACAGTAAATATTCCACGCCTGGATTTGAATACCTATATAAATGGCAGTGCCGAAGAACGCAAGCAATTTTCAAACGATATTGGCAAAGCTTTTAACGAAACCGGCTTTGTTACCATTACTAATCACGGCCTCAGTAAAGAGCTGATAGATAAGCTTTATGAGCAGGTGAAAGCTCTTTTTTCCCAACCCGATGCGGTAAAACAGCAATATGAAATACCTGGATTGGCCGGCCAGCGCGGCTATACAGGTAAAGGAAAAGAAACCGCAAAAGGGTTTAAAACGCCCGATCTGAAAGAGTTTTGGCAGATTGGTCAAACTGTAACTGATGATGAAGCACTGAAAGCACTGTACCCGGATAATGTAACCGTTAACGAGCTGCCCGAATTTAACCCAACCACCATTGAAGTTTACAAAAAACTGGAAGCTGCCGGTAAACATTTGCTCCGTGCAATTGCCGTTTACCTTGAATTGCCCGAAAACTATTTTGATGATAAAGTCCATAACGGTAATTCCATACTTCGCACCCTGCATTATTTCCCGATAACCGACCCAGACTCGGTGCCTGATGATGCGGTACGTGCCGGTGCACATGAAGATATCAACCTCATTACCTTATTAATAGGCGCCAGTGCCGACGGACTCGAACTGTTAACCCGGGATAACAGCTGGTTCCCGGTTAAAGCATATGGTGAAGACCTGGTAGTTAACGTTGGCGATATGCTGCAGCGTTTAACCAACAATAAACTAAAATCAACAACTCACCGTGTGGTAAACCCGCCGCGCGAGTTGATGAAATTTTCACGTTTTTCGGTGCCGTTTTTCCTCCACCCAAAATCAGATATGGATTTAACCAGCCTCGATTCGTGTATTGACGAGCAGCATCCTAAATTATACGCAGATATTACTGCAGGTGAGTATCTGGATGAGCGATTGAGAGAGATTGGTTTGAAGATGTAA
- a CDS encoding DUF6600 domain-containing protein — MKFINKICGISLIAFLIMLAAPNMSKAQEGGYVSDQEFYDELDPYGTWVDDPQYGNVWIPDADDNFRPYATRGHWVVTDYGNTWVSDYEWGWAPFHYGRWRYDDYYGWEWIPGHEWAPAWVSWRHGGGYYGWAPLQPGISISISFGNSYRVPDNYWVCAPQAYINRPNIYNYYVPQTRVVNVIHRTTIINNTYVNNNRTYITGPRVNEIRRVTNNRNVRVYNITNVNRPNGGGRIVNNAVNIYRPEVRKAPDARPARVVNAAAYRQQNPNNGIANRRTGNAGINRNNAARLREVARNEKPDNKVVQVNHERPATRPNPAANARPNQPNARPAGDNQQAQRQQQAQQRQQQQQAQRQQQLDQRQKDQTQRQQQQQAQRQQQLKQRQQQQRPQNQQDPQAQRQQPAQQQQRQQQQAQRQQQQEQQRQQQQEQQRQQQQAQRQQQQEQQRQQQQAQRQQQQEQQRQQQQAQRQQQQEQQRQQQQAQRQQQQEQQRQQQQAQRQQQQEQQRQQQQAQRQQQQEQQRQQQQAQRQQQQEQQRQQQQAQRQQQQEQQRQQQQAQRQQQQEQQRQQQQAQRQQQQEQQRQRQQQQHRPENN, encoded by the coding sequence ATGAAATTCATCAATAAAATATGCGGTATCAGCTTAATAGCATTTTTGATAATGCTTGCCGCACCAAACATGAGTAAAGCCCAGGAAGGAGGCTATGTATCCGACCAGGAGTTTTACGACGAGCTTGATCCTTATGGCACCTGGGTTGACGACCCTCAATACGGTAATGTTTGGATCCCCGACGCAGACGACAATTTCAGACCATATGCAACCCGCGGTCACTGGGTTGTAACCGACTATGGCAATACCTGGGTATCTGATTATGAATGGGGTTGGGCCCCGTTTCATTACGGCAGGTGGCGTTATGATGATTATTATGGATGGGAATGGATCCCTGGCCATGAATGGGCACCCGCCTGGGTAAGCTGGAGGCATGGCGGTGGTTATTATGGCTGGGCACCTTTACAACCGGGCATCAGCATCAGCATATCTTTTGGCAATAGCTACCGTGTGCCTGATAATTACTGGGTTTGTGCACCGCAGGCCTATATCAACAGGCCAAACATCTATAACTATTATGTGCCGCAGACCCGCGTGGTAAATGTTATTCATCGTACTACCATTATTAACAACACTTATGTTAATAACAACCGTACTTATATAACCGGCCCAAGAGTTAACGAGATCAGGCGGGTTACCAATAACCGTAATGTGCGGGTTTACAATATTACCAATGTTAACCGGCCAAACGGAGGCGGCAGGATAGTTAATAATGCAGTAAACATTTATCGCCCCGAAGTAAGGAAAGCGCCGGATGCGCGCCCGGCGAGAGTGGTAAATGCTGCAGCTTACAGGCAGCAAAACCCCAATAATGGCATAGCGAACAGGCGAACCGGTAACGCAGGCATCAACCGTAACAACGCTGCCCGCTTAAGGGAAGTTGCCCGAAATGAAAAGCCTGACAATAAAGTAGTACAGGTTAATCATGAAAGGCCTGCTACCCGGCCGAACCCCGCTGCTAATGCCCGCCCCAATCAGCCCAATGCCAGGCCGGCAGGCGATAACCAACAGGCGCAGCGTCAGCAACAAGCACAACAACGCCAGCAGCAACAGCAAGCCCAAAGGCAACAACAGTTGGATCAAAGGCAAAAGGATCAAACCCAACGCCAGCAGCAGCAGCAAGCACAGCGTCAACAGCAATTGAAACAACGCCAGCAGCAGCAACGACCTCAAAACCAACAAGACCCGCAAGCGCAAAGACAGCAGCCAGCACAGCAACAGCAACGCCAGCAGCAACAAGCTCAAAGGCAACAGCAGCAGGAACAGCAACGCCAGCAGCAACAGGAACAGCAACGCCAGCAGCAACAGGCCCAGCGCCAACAGCAGCAGGAACAGCAACGCCAGCAGCAACAGGCCCAAAGGCAACAGCAGCAGGAACAGCAACGCCAGCAGCAGCAAGCCCAAAGGCAACAGCAGCAGGAACAGCAACGTCAGCAGCAACAGGCCCAACGCCAACAGCAGCAGGAACAGCAACGCCAGCAGCAGCAGGCTCAAAGGCAACAGCAGCAGGAACAGCAACGTCAGCAGCAACAGGCCCAAAGGCAACAGCAGCAGGAACAGCAACGTCAGCAGCAACAGGCCCAACGCCAACAGCAGCAGGAACAGCAACGCCAGCAGCAACAGGCACAACGCCAACAGCAGCAGGAACAGCAACGCCAGCAGCAACAGGCACAACGCCAACAGCAGCAGGAACAGCAACGTCAGCAGCAACAGGCCCAACGCCAGCAGCAGCAGGAACAGCAACGTCAGCGTCAGCAACAGCAACACCGCCCCGAAAACAATTAA
- a CDS encoding thioredoxin domain-containing protein, with protein MKKLLHISYFIAILALVPGPAAKAQETISKSSTQINFIENSWNEALKQAARQNKYIFVDAYASWCGPCKMLKATTFKNNKVADFYNDNFVNVAIDMEKGQGPALATEWGLQAYPTMIIFTSKGKPVSGTVGYIRANDLIKFGRQALNK; from the coding sequence ATGAAGAAACTCCTGCATATAAGTTATTTTATCGCCATACTCGCTCTTGTACCAGGCCCCGCTGCAAAAGCACAGGAAACTATAAGCAAGTCATCTACCCAAATCAACTTTATTGAAAACTCCTGGAACGAGGCCTTAAAGCAGGCTGCACGCCAAAACAAATATATTTTTGTTGATGCTTATGCCAGTTGGTGCGGTCCCTGCAAAATGCTTAAGGCCACCACATTTAAAAACAACAAAGTGGCCGATTTTTACAACGATAATTTTGTGAATGTAGCCATCGATATGGAAAAAGGACAAGGCCCGGCCCTGGCGACCGAATGGGGATTGCAGGCCTACCCTACCATGATCATATTTACCAGCAAAGGCAAGCCCGTATCAGGAACCGTAGGTTATATCAGGGCAAACGACCTGATTAAATTTGGCCGGCAGGCATTGAACAAATAG